A window of the Enoplosus armatus isolate fEnoArm2 chromosome 5, fEnoArm2.hap1, whole genome shotgun sequence genome harbors these coding sequences:
- the tlcd5a gene encoding TLC domain-containing protein 5a produces the protein MALLVVCALLCLSCWASLYFVLCNVNGSRSYEWNCRLVTLVHGILAVCVTAYIGYVDGPWPFTHPGTKNTPLQMSAMVLSLGYFIFDMAWCVYFRTEGPVMLAHHTMSILGILLTLWLGESGIEGCAVLFGSEITNPLLQARWFLKQTGHYRTLLGNVVDVLFVLLFVVMRIFVGGTMLYCELISPRPRFFIKCGGVAMYALSWVFMVDIVRFAIRKSKSWHKQQRDQQETVAANGCEGKKKD, from the exons ATGGCACTGCTTGTGGTTTGTGCGCTCCTGTGCCTGTCCTGTTGGGCCTCTCTCTACTTCGTCTTGTGTAATGTTAACGGGTCCAGGAGCTACGAGTGGAACTGTCGCCTTGTCACCCTGGTACACGGCATCCTGGCAGTCTGCGTCACGGCATACATCGGCTACGTGGATGGACCCTGGCCTTTCACTCATCCAG GTACCAAGAACACTCCTCTGCAGATGAGTGCCATGGTGCTGAGCCTGGGCTACTTTATTTTTGATATGGCCTGGTGTGTATACTTCCGCACAGAGGGACCCGTTATGCTGGCCCACCACACCATGAGCATCCTGGGAATCCTATTGACCCTGTGGTTGGGGGAGTCTGGCATCGAGGGCTGCGCGGTACTCTTTGGCAGTGAAATAACTAACCCCCTTCTGCAGGCACGCTGGTTCCTCAAACAGACGGGACATTACAGGACGCTGCTGGGGAACGTTGTGGACGtcctgtttgtgctgctgtttgtggtgaTGCGAATCTTTGTGGGAGGCACAATGCTGTACTGTGAGCTGATCTCCCCAAGACCCAGATTCTTTATCAAGTGTGGGGGAGTGGCCATGTACGCTCTGTCCTGGGTGTTTATGGTGGACATTGTTCGATTTGCCATTAGGAAGAGCAAGAGCTggcacaaacagcagagagaccaACAAGAGACAGTGGCAGCTAATGGCTgtgaggggaagaagaaggacTGA